One window of Bactrocera tryoni isolate S06 chromosome 2, CSIRO_BtryS06_freeze2, whole genome shotgun sequence genomic DNA carries:
- the LOC120767285 gene encoding techylectin-5A-like, with the protein MAQRLIFLSLLCGHLLYSGNCSAPIQSSANVAPFFTYLCDDDLLKTAVNKMEFLSLKLENYNLRMQSELMAMKEQLLREIKEIKNNQESVPPATKKPSSCTEAMRQENGKYAESGVYELNLPEFLYHPFYVYCLRDANGGEPWTIIQRRQSNDTDFYRGWFEYEHGFGDLNANFFLGLDKIYALTSSRSHDLWFQLEDFQNEKRVAKYDNFAIGNAQDKYELIALGQYSGTAGDSFTYPRGSKFTTKDSDNDKSSVNCAVYYKGAWWYNDCSYSNLNGLYLGGEYPQSQEGKGVMWNAWRGFYYSLKYVHMAIRPKYH; encoded by the exons CCATTTTTCACCTATCTTTGTGACGATGATTTATTAAAGACCGCGGTCAATAAGATGGAGTTCTTGAGCCTCAAACTAGAGAATTATAATTTGcg TATGCAAAGCGAATTAATGGCAATGAAAGAGCAGCTTCTTCGTGaaataaaggaaataaagaATAATCAGGAATCTGTGCCACCTGCAACCAAGAAACCATCTTCTTGTACCGAAGCAATGCGTCAAGAAAACGGGAAATATGCAGAGAGTGGTGTTTATGAACTTAATCTGCCGGAATTCCTTTATCACCCTTTCTATGTTTACTGTCTACGTGATGCCAATGGCGGCGAACCATGGACTATAATTCAACGTCGTCAAAGCAACGACACCGACTTCTATCGTGGTTGGTTCGAGTATGAACACGGTTTCGGCGATTTGAATGCCAATTTCTTTCTCGGCTTGGATAAAATATATGCCCTGACGAGTTCGCGATCTCATGATCTTTGGTTTCAATTGGAGGATTTTCAAAATGAGAAACGTGTTGCTAAGTACGATAATTTCGCTATAGGCAATGCTCAGGATAAGTATGAGCTAATTGCGCTTGGTCAATACTCAGGCACGGCCGGTGACTCATTCACTTATCCACGCGGTTCAAAATTCACCACTAAAGATAGTGATAATGACAAAAGTAGTGTTAACTGTGCAGTATATTATAAGGGGGCTTGGTGGTATAATGATTGTAGTTACAG CAATCTGAACGGTTTATATTTAGGAGGAGAATATCCACAAAGTCAGGAAGGCAAAGGCGTGATGTGGAATGCCTGGCGTGGATTTTATTACTCtctcaaatatgtacatatggctaTAAGACCGAAGTATCACTGA